A region from the Panicum hallii strain FIL2 chromosome 1, PHallii_v3.1, whole genome shotgun sequence genome encodes:
- the LOC112878729 gene encoding E3 ubiquitin-protein ligase EL5-like yields the protein MSLSSSTNSLPYSTDKGGYSTHDTLVLLGIGFCATAVSILIIVLCECLCCRRRRAGGTVVYVAARPFFLHGGDDDGDGGLTPSAVAALPSFVFRRGLVAGGAGRGEGSGSGSGRGWAQCAVCLNLVQEGETVRRLPACAHLFHVCCIDMWLRSHSTCPLCRAAVEPTKEPSSKDLAPPV from the coding sequence ATGTCGCTGTCGTCCAGCACCAACTCGCTGCCCTACTCGACGGACAAGGGCGGGTACAGCACCCACGACACGCTCGTCCTCCTCGGCATCGGCTTTTGCGCCACCGCCGTCTCCATCCTCATCATCGTGCTCTGCGAGTGCctgtgctgccgccgccgccgcgccgggggCACGGTCGTGTACGTGGCGGCCCGGCCCTTCTTCCtgcacggcggcgacgacgacggcgacggcgggctgaccccctccgccgtcgccgcgctgCCGTCGTTCGTGTTCCGCAGGGGCCTGGTGGcaggcggcgccggccgcggcgagggaagcggcagcggcagcgggcGCGGGTGGGCGCAGTGCGCGGTGTGCCTGAACCTGGTGCAGGAGGGGGAGACGGTGCGGCGGCTGCCGGCGTGCGCGCACCTCTTCCACGTCTGCTGCATCGACATGTGGCTCCGCTCCCACTCCACGTGTCCCCTCTGCAGGGCCGCCGTGGAGCCAACCAAGGAGCCGTCTTCAAAGGACCTGGCGCCTCCGGTGTAA
- the LOC112902392 gene encoding E3 ubiquitin-protein ligase EL5-like, with protein sequence MSSFSYGPTAAAADALEVAGGGSYRMCDTVVLVCLACASSLIILTVAVCFRRAIANGYAAAAVGANGGAGAAAANGRDRCGLAPSALSAIPMLAYRRGAAAAAGWAQCAICLAVFRDGETVRLLPACGHLFHVECIDLWLRSHATCPLCRRDVGEAAAAAEKV encoded by the coding sequence ATGTCGTCCTTCTCCTACGGCcccaccgccgcggcggcggacgcgttggaggttgccggcggcggcagctaccGGATGTGCGACACGGTGGTTCTCGTCTGCCTCGCCTGCGCCTCCAGCCTCATCATCCTCACGGTGGCCGTCTGCTTCCGGCGCGCCATCGCCAACGGGtacgcggccgccgccgtgggcgcgaacggcggcgccggggccgcTGCCGCCAACGGCAGGGACCGATGCGGGCTGGCGCCGTCCGCTCTCTCGGCGATCCCCATGCTCGCGTACCGgaggggcgccgccgccgccgccgggtggGCGCAGTGCGCGATCTGCCTCGCCGTGTTTCGGGACGGGGAGACGGTGCGGCTGCTGCCGGCGTGCGGGCACCTGTTCCACGTTGAGTGCATCGACCTGTGGCTGCGCTCCCACGCCACTTGCCCGCTCTGCCGGCGCGACGTcggcgaggccgccgccgccgcggagaaagtctga